CGGCGCTGCAAGCGCTGGCAAATAACTTCCAGGTTCTCCCGTTCCCGCTCCATCCGCTGATGCACCCGGCGGTGCAGCCAGCCGCTCGCGTCCGCCACGAGTTCGCGGCTGGCAAACGCGGCTTCGGTAATGATCTCCGCGCCCGCGCTGGGCGTCGGGGCGCGCAGGTCCGCCACAAAATCGCTGATGGTGAAATCAATCTCGTGCCCCACCGCCGAAACCACGGGCAAGGCGGATGCGTGAATCGCCCGCGCCACGACCTCCTCATTGAACGCCCACAAATCCTCCAAACTGCCGCCCCCGCGCGTCACCAGAATCAGGTCCAACGCGGGCCGGGCATCCGGCGCGCTGGCGGCCCATTCGTTCAGCAGTTTGATGGCATCTGCTATTTCCTGCGCCGCGCCCACTCCTTGCACCCGGCAGGGAGCCAGAATAATTTCCAGCCACGGCTGCCGCCGCTCAATCACCGTCAGCACATCGCGAATCGCCGCGCCGGTTGGGGAAGTCACCAGCCCAATGCGCTGGGGCATCCGGGGCAGCGCCCGCTTGCGCTCGGGCGCGAACAGCCCTTCGTCCGACAACTTCTGCTTCAGCTTCTCAAAGGCCGCCTGGAGAGCGCCGATCCCCTGCATCTCCACCGCCCGCACGATCATCTGGTACTGCCCGCGCGCCTCATAGACCGTCACGTCGCCCTGGAGGACGACCTTCTGCCCGTCCTGCAGCAGGTTGCGGTGCGAGACCGGCTCGCCGCGAAATAGCACACAGGCGAGCTGGGCGCCGGCGTCCTTCAGCGTGAAATAAATATGGCCGGAAGATTGGCTGCGCAGGTTGGTGATCTCGCCCGTCACCCACACGGTCCCCACCTGCTTTTCAAGCAGGCGCTTAACCTGCGTCGTCAGGTCCGAGACGGACAGCACGCTGCGCGTCTGTTCCGGGGTGAACAGCTCTCCAAAGTTCCACTGGGATTTGGCCGGGCGCGCCATGCGGTGATGGATTTATTGCACCGGGGTTTCCGGCAGCAGCTCCGAGATGCGCGTGATGCTGGTCGCCTTGCCGGTCGCATCGTCAATCTCGATCAGCGCGCCCTGCAGGATGACGCGGGTTTTGGCCACCTCGAACCGCTGCGGCATGTTGGTGCGGAACCGGCGGATCACCGGCTCGATCTCGCGCCCCAGGATGCTGTCATGCG
Above is a genomic segment from Verrucomicrobiota bacterium containing:
- the xseA gene encoding exodeoxyribonuclease VII large subunit, with translation MARPAKSQWNFGELFTPEQTRSVLSVSDLTTQVKRLLEKQVGTVWVTGEITNLRSQSSGHIYFTLKDAGAQLACVLFRGEPVSHRNLLQDGQKVVLQGDVTVYEARGQYQMIVRAVEMQGIGALQAAFEKLKQKLSDEGLFAPERKRALPRMPQRIGLVTSPTGAAIRDVLTVIERRQPWLEIILAPCRVQGVGAAQEIADAIKLLNEWAASAPDARPALDLILVTRGGGSLEDLWAFNEEVVARAIHASALPVVSAVGHEIDFTISDFVADLRAPTPSAGAEIITEAAFASRELVADASGWLHRRVHQRMERERENLEVICQRLQRRHPRRQIQEHYQRLDDLQAGLARVAAQRLREAQTNAAHLSHRLLRLQPGQRLQQSREQLAQACKRFVENARAALQARQQALAHLETRLRLLSPEQTLARGYSITSDAVTGRILRHAAEVKPGQVLATRLAQGAVRSVAQENVTPQ